One Periophthalmus magnuspinnatus isolate fPerMag1 chromosome 4, fPerMag1.2.pri, whole genome shotgun sequence genomic window, gaaaaaatatatataagtcacactcgACTATAAGCCGCATTTGTGGGGgaattttatttcacaaaatttGAGACCAAGAATAGACATTTTaggaaaggcaagttataataataacaataaaatagagaacaacaggctgaatagcagtacagcacgccaacataacatttatatttattcaactacatgaagcatagacaacaaactcaatccatgtctggtatgttaacagttaatcagataactaaagcataaaaaacaagctaacaagtttactctggatctcactccaaatcactaaatccattgaattcttcgaATTCTTCGTCAATGAAGCGCGGCTTCCatgtggctgtcatactggtacacacaTATAGAGTACCCTCGGGCGGTTgacagtgtgacaataacaaagatgtgaaattatatattttaataatttcacttataagtcacatctgagtatagtagtggcttgcaaaagtatttatccctatggaactttttcaaattttgtcaagtcacaaccataaatttaaatattttttgaatttgcattttatgtggttaagtaacacaaaatggtacataagtgtaaagtagaaagaaaattatatatCATTTCcagataagaaaaaaaacaacaactgaaaagtgcagtgtgcaaaaatattcagCCGTCTTTTCCACAAAGTCAATATTTGTGGAAAGGCAGCTGTAATtgccttttgctgcaattacaaCTGCAagtctccaccagctttgcacacctacagaatgacatttttgccatttcttcctggcaaaacagttcaagttctgtcagatttgatggagattGTTTGTGAAcagcagttttcagatcttgccacagattctcaattggatttaggtccgGACTTTGACTGGGACATTCTAACacataaatatgttttgctttgaaCTATTCCATCGTTGCTTTGGCTTCAGGTTTAGGAtggttgtcctgctggaaggtgaacctctgcCCCATCCTCAAGTCTattgcagactccaacaggttttcatCCAAGATTGCCCCGTATTTCGCTCCATCtatcttcccatcaactctaaccagcttccctgttccagctgaagaaaaggcCCCCCCACAGCATAATGCTGCCACCACCGTGcttgactgtggggatggtgtgttcagagtgatgtgcagtgttagttttcctccacatgtagtgttttgcttttaggccaaaaagtttgattttggtctcatcagaccagagcaccttctgcaACATatttgctgtgtcctccaaatgacttcgagcaaactgtaaacaagacttcttaaggatggttttcaacaatggctttcttcttgccactcttccataaagaccagatttgtgtagtgcatgACTAATAattgtcctgtgaacagattcccccacctgagctgtggatctctgcagctcttccagagtcaccatgggcctcctggctgcatctctgatgagtgctgctcttgttctgtaagttttggtggatgGCCATGTCTAGATAGGTGTGCAGTTatgccatactctttccatttccagatgatggattgaacagtcctccttgagatgttcaacgcTTGAGAAATCTTTTTAGATTCAAGCCtcgctttaaacttcaccacaactttttctctgacctgtttggtttGCTCCTTTGACTTAATTTTTTGGTTTGTTCCCtaacactctcttaacaaacttctgtggccttcacagcacagctgcatttatactgagacaagattacacacaggtggactctttttagtcattaagtcaacattcattttttccaaaatcattaggcaacttctaaaagcaattggttgcattcaagaaaaagggggctgaatacttttgcacctttaagttttttatttttattttaaatttggaactcttgtaaaatatttccttccctttcacacttgtgtgccattttgtgttgctcattcacataaaatactaagaaaatgtatttaaatttgtggttgtgacgtgacaatatgtgaaaaagttccagggggatgaatacttttacaaGCCACTATAAGTCACCCCCATGGCCAAATTGTGAAAAAAGTgggacttatagtccggaaaatacgtaCTACTTGAAgagttcaataaaaaaaataaaaaaaaataaaaaataaaaatctccatttgtgtttttgttaccATCTTCCAGAGATATGAGCAATGACAATAATGTATAGTGGATTTTATCAAAAAGGGatggaataatattttaataacagtaaaatagaTTTGGCTTTTGGCAATATTACTATATTAAGAGTAAATTGCAAGCCTTTGATGACTTTTTTAAACGGCACTTATCTTTTCttgcaaatgaactcttcaaATATGCCGAAGCTCCTCATGCCCCAATTTCACCTTAAAACAGCAGACAAAACCTGGGTTGAAACCCAATCTGTTCTATTATCCTCTGGCCGCTCGGGTGCAAGGTTGACACCACTGTTACTTTCTGAGAGTCAGTGTGCCATATCTTCTGATCTGCTTCAGTTTGCTCTTCTCAGACTGTCCATGTGGATGCTTCATTTTGGTAGGACATGGAGGGATATGCTCGGCTTTGGTGGCGTACATGTGTTTTTGCTGGTGGGAGCATTATTGGTTGGTAAGAAAACTTTTCCGTGATGTTCTTTATAAGATCACAAGACTCTTATGATAGTATTTATGAATAGTTTTAGCTTTCACTTTCCATTAAACATAATATATTTCATGTATAATAATTGGGAAGGAGTTTCGGTTCACATTGTAACTTGTATTTCACATTGTAACTTGTATTCATTCATGTCTCAGGTTCCTGGGCAGAATTCAGGTCGCTGGCTGAAACTACCTTGAGGCGCTTGGATCAGGGGACACTCAGCACAGGTTTAAATTGCGCAAATAGAAAATGTCAACTATGAGACAATTTTGTTTCCTCTacttatgttttgtgttatttctCAGATTTAGACAGTAATGTAGTCTGTACCAACAATATGACAGGACACCTCATCCGCAACAGAAGAAGCTCTGACattgcacatttaaacattCTGGGTCCATCTGATCTGCCAGCTCTCAAGGACTTTCTTTCAGACAGGAAAATCACAGGTATGGCTGTTAAACCAAAAATAGCACGACATTATTTTTGTGCAAATGAGAAATAGAAGAGTCTCCACAAGATGGCAGCAAAAACCCAACAAAACGTTTAACTGAACTTCGAGCTTTGTGTTAGGCAAAATACTTTTGTAGTAGAAGTATAGACTTAATATTAATCTAAGTGTGTATTTTCTTGGTTTTGTTAATTGCAATAAAAATAGGAAAAGCTATTAATATAATTAAACTGTTAACTACTAAGTGTGATCTTACCATGTATGTACTGATAGAACTGCAATCAAAACAGTAGAAACTTTGAATGCACACATTACATGTCTTTTCCCACCATTCTGCTGTTCTCCATACAAATTAttgaaattgcaaaaaaaaaaaagaagaaaaaaaagttgattaatTTAAGTATTGATTGATTGAGACAGTGACTGAAGGCAACAGCTCTCAAGTCTATTGCCTTTTCCAATAAGTTGTAAGTaatttaaagggtctatattacactgttttgttgtttcctcatcacaaagatacctggagttttgtttcattcacacatgtttaacacacaaatcctgtatatttgaGTTCTTCCCTTAAGCTCTTCCtgcttgtgacgtcatgtggtaatacaggaagtgctctactgtatttttaatctccatgcaccttcactagaatcatttggatgattttagccctggaattgccaatctctactaaactaaaggtaaaagctgtTGAGAGCTACCACTTCAtaacacaaggtggaacagagctttttgagctttagagatgtagacagacaaataatacactaataataaaggattactcaaacatgtgccaatgaaaaaaaaaaaaaaacacaactgcagataggctatgtttttgagcagataACAGCATAAGGcctataacatggcttaaagctcacaacagtcagttttgtgtaatatatgacctttaaagtAATAAAACTACAAATGCAATTATTTTATGTGGTTAAGATGCACTTTATGGGGCACATTTCTTTTTAGAAGTGATGTTAATAGTAGCCAGTAAGTAACTGATGGGAAGTGAAGTGCCCATAGTGCAAGAAGAATCATCAGATTTGACACAAAAGTAGATCATGACAAGACAAGTCAAAAATGTTATTGCAGCAACGCCATCTGGTCAACCAGGGGTCAACCATATTGGATTAAACTTTGCTAagcatgacttttttttttttgtaagagtACTTTTACCGCACACCTAAGGTGTTCACCGAAACAGGCTTAAATTTGATACATTTGCACTGGCACTGTTCGCCTGGGGCCGCCTTGGAGCGGGTCTAACTGCATGGAGGCTTATCCAGGTCCAACCCCTGTGAGCTCATTAGTCCACTTCGGACTCCTCAAACAGGGAGGTACGGTCCACTTCAGACAGTGAAGACAGTTGCAGCCAGTACACCTGCTGTCTGCTCCAAAACACTGGAAACGAGgggtggggcatcaaaagttataattttttttacttaagtcttACAGTCTCTGTGTGGTGAAGCTGCAAAAATTGCCCAGAATTTTggaaattttgaattttctacaAATTGCTCCCATTTGCACAAACAAACTCAGATTTCAGTGAAAATTGAGTCAAGTgtactttttcaccgaagcaagttcctagtttgtgaactgtgttcacagactatgacaataaaagtcttctgattctgattctgattctgattctgaagtgTTAAACTCCCCGCCTTAAAGCTATTtaacatgaaaaaatgaaatatggcGCATGTAGTCCCCCCTACAGAATGAAACCGACCCTGAACAGATTtaagaatatgtttttaaatggttgCAATAGCACCCCCTAAGCACCTTGTATGGAAGGATAACATTTTCTTCAACGACTTCCCCAAATCATGTCCCCAGAGTTTTGATCTGCTGCCATAGCAACATGGGATGTCCTGACAGAAATTTAGAGTAGCCAAACCAGATATGGTAAACAGATGCATCATAGCAACTGGAAGTCCGCCAtcttggatttaaaaaaaagaaaatcaccaCATCAAAAATTTTGAGACGCTTAGGTTAGGAGTTATGGTTAGGGGTTAAGGTGTTAGTTTAGGGTTAGTGTTAATCTCAAGATCAGGATCACATGTAGGgattagggtagggttaggctCAGGTGTAGGATTCGGGTGAGGCGTGGCTTAGAGTTTGTGgctacatttttgtttatttctgttgtttAGTTCTTTCTTCTATATGTGTATGTAGAAATGGATTtcactgtaaaagtaaaaaagaaaagaaaacaaaaaaaacatatttgttggATTAACATAGCTGAGCAAAAAAGCTAAATCAAATATTTCCTCAGTACAAAAGGTAATTGGTCTAGTCCCGATCTGAAGGAAACATTCTACTAATTTGTTTTAAGTTGAGagctttttaatacaaaaaatacagtattgtatgttttattatttcaggtcttgaattgtttaaaattatgtattttcttgCAGTGCGCTTAGGTCTACGCATTGTTGTCAGAGGTCCCAACGAACTTCTTGAACCTCAGCTGCGCCTTCTCCTGAGTAAACAGGtagcatatttttatataaatattttttttatacactatataaaatgtaaagttgtgtcggcctatgggccaaacagcagtgcggagtacctggccttcttggagtccctgggaggggtcctagacagtgcaccaactggggactccgttgttctcctgggggacttcaatgcccatgtgggtaatgacagtgacagttggaggtgtgtggaggtccgtgattgggaagaacggcctccctgatctaaacccgagtggtgttttgttattggacttctgtgctagtcacagtttgtccataacaaacaccatgttcgagcacaagggtgtccatcggtgcacatggcaccaggacactctaggtcggaggtcgatgatcgactttgttgtcgtgtcatctgacctccgaccgcgtgtcttggacactcgggtgaagagaggggctgagctgtcaactgatcaccacctggtggtgacttggatccgctggcggaggaggaagttggacagacctggcaggcccaagcgcatcgtgagggtctgctgggaacatctggcggagccctctgtcagaggggtcttcaactcacacctccgggagagcttctccttgatcctgggggaggctggggacatggactctgagtgggccatgttctccacctctattgtcgatgcggctgctcgtagttgtggtcgtaaggtctgcggtgcttgtcgcggcagcAATCCCCGAATCCGGTGGTggaccggaagtaagggatgccgtcaagctgaagaaggagtcctatcgagccttgttggctcgtcggactcctgaggcagctgatgagtaccggcgggccaagcgtgctgcggctcgtgcagtcacagagggaaaactcggggttgggaggagttcggggaggccacggaggaggactatcggacggcctcaaagaaattctggcaaaccgtccgacgcctcaggagggggaagcagtgcttcaccaacactgtttacagtgcgggtagagagctgctgacctcgactggggatgttgttgtgCGGTGGAAGGaacactttgaggatctcctcaatcccactgtcacgtcttccgaggaggaagcagaaactggggacccagaggcggactcgtccatcacacTGGccgaagtcactgaggtggttggcaagctcctcggtggcaaggctccaggggtggatgagatccatcctgagtacctcaagtctctggatgttgtggggctgtcttggctgacacgtctctgcaacatcgcgtggcggttggggacagtacctgtggaatggcagaccgcgGTGGTGgttcctctgtataagaagggggaccggagggtgtgttccaattacaggggaatcacactcctcagccttcccggcaaggtctattccagggtactggagaggagaatctgaccgatagtcgaacctcggattcaggaggagcagtgtggttttcgtcctggtcgcggaacactggaccagctctatactctccatcgggtccttgagggttcttgggagtttgcccaaccagtccacatgtgttttgtggatctggagaaggcattcgaccgtgtccctcgcggtatcctttggggggtgctctgggagtatggggtccggggctctttgctaagggctgtccggtccctgtatgaccggagcaggagctgtgttcgcattgccggcagtaagtcagacctgttcccggtgcatgttggactccgccagggctgccctttgtcaccggttctgttcattatatttatggacagaatttctaggcgcagccaggggccggagggggtctggtttgggaaccacaggatttcatctctgctgtttgcagatgatgttgtcctgatggcttcttcgagtcaggacctgcagcaggcactggggcagtttgcagccgagtgtgaagcggctgggatgagaatcagctcctccaaatccgaggccatggttctcgaccggaaaaaggtggtttgccctctccgggtgggtggtgagtctctgcctcaagtggaggagttcaagtatctcggggtcttgttcacgagtgagggaaggatggagcgtgagattgacaggcggatcggtgcagcgtctgcagtgatgcggtcgctgtatcggtccgttgtggtgaagaaggagctgagcccaaaggcaaagctctcgatttacggatcaatctacgttcctaccctcacctatggtcatgagctctgggtaatgaccaaaaggacaaggtcgcggatataagcggctgaaatgggtttcctccgcagagtggccgggcgcacccttagggatagggtgaggagctcggtcacacgggaggagctcggagtagagccgctgctcctacacgttgagaggaaccagttgaggtggctcgggcatctgctcaggatgcctcctggacgcctccctagggaggtgttctgggcatgtcccactgggaggaggccccggggaagacccaggacatgctggagggactatgtctctcggctggcctgggaacgcctttggggtcccaccggaggagctggaggacgtgtccggggtgagggaagtctgggagtcactgcttagactgctgcccccacgacccggccccggataagcggaagaaaatggatggatggactataTAATTCCAGTAATACACTGTTCTAAAAATATTTCTCAAGTTATTGTTCAAGATGACTTGCACAGTAGAAGAACAATGCCTTCCTGTTAGAGGTTACAATGACTTGAAATAACCGCATGGCCTAAAACAACAAACTCAGCCTGAAATCAATATTTAGCTTCAACAGTGTAAAGAGCAAAGGGTAAATAAACAACCTCTACTTTAAACAGAGACCTGttactcacatacacacacatgcatagaaTAGTACAAGATGGGAGCACACTTAATTAACAGGACGTAGAAGATTAGAGGATTAGGTTGGGACAGCTGAGTTTGATGGAGAGGGAGCttaactttacttttaaaataaaagctGGTTCTCATGATTGTTTTCTTGCTTTATTTATCGTCTAGCCTGGACTCTACAATGTCGGAAACAAGGCAGGACTGTTCTCCATGAGGGTCCTGGGAATCAAAAAAGTCTCCACCACATCCTGAATTTGTCTGAAAGCACAGCTATGTTTTGAGATCAGTCCATGTTAGCCCTATCCTGCTTGTCCCTATTGTGCCTGATTATTCAtctttttacaaaaataaaccacaCCTGAGAGTATTTGTTTATGCAGCcttatttgtttcaatatttttttgttgttgtttattaaaCGTTGTGAAGTTCTGAAagatttgaaagaaatatttaaaaaaagagttAACTGTGTTACTATTTGTCCAGCTCAAAAACATAATTGATCGGTCTTTTGACCCTCCACTTGGATGTCCAATGGAGTTCTGGATTGACCCATGTCCCGCCCCGTCTCCTGTCCTCTTCATCGTGGGTGGTTCCTGTGCGTCCGGACCGGAAGGCGCTGGTGCACGTCTGCACGTTCAAAGAGGATCCGCGCAGCCGTGATTGCACCTCCGCGATGGCTGAGCCGTGTCATCTTGAAGACACGATTTACgaaggagagaaggagtttCAGAAGATTTTAGCTGAAAttggaggaagagaaaggataCACCTGGTCAGCGACGTTGGCAAAAGTAAAGAGGACGATGACGCTGGGATTTTGCAAGAGTTCCTTCGCGACGTTTTTAGTCAAACCAGCTTCCCAAACGGACAACCACATTCCGCTCATACAAATACTCACTGTGACACGGAAAATGAGAACCTTGCATCCTGCAAAACAAGACAAGCCACGAATCTGCCTTTAACCGTGAGACCAAAAGCTGTGACAAACCCAAGTGAAATAGGGAGAGAAACGCGCAATGGCAGTCAAAAAAGTGTGTGGAGAAGGGACATTTATAGCACAAAAAGAACTATCGACTCTCCtgtcattatattcattttcagGAATACTTTTCTGAAGTGTCATTCAAATCTGGTGTGCCTAAAAGAGATCCTCAAAGACGTAAAAGCGCGGACAAAGCGTGCCCAAAATGCACAGCCTGCTCTCATTGGATTAATACGCACGAGTTTAGAGAGCGCAGAAACCAAGCAGTGCGCGGTGGTCCTTGAGAACATGATGCGCTCTGTCTTTCACAGACATGTTCCAGACTCTATGTGGATCGGGAGCTTCGTTCccaagaaagaagaggaaataCTTGAAATCAAGAAAAACTTCTGTAGAGTCATCTACTCGTCCAGAACAGCAGGTGTACTGGCACGCAGGGCTTTAACAGTTTTGCCAT contains:
- the LOC117370301 gene encoding uncharacterized protein LOC117370301 — its product is MAEPCHLEDTIYEGEKEFQKILAEIGGRERIHLVSDVGKSKEDDDAGILQEFLRDVFSQTSFPNGQPHSAHTNTHCDTENENLASCKTRQATNLPLTVRPKAVTNPSEIGRETRNGSQKSVWRRDIYSTKRTIDSPVIIFIFRNTFLKCHSNLVCLKEILKDVKARTKRAQNAQPALIGLIRTSLESAETKQCAVVLENMMRSVFHRHVPDSMWIGSFVPKKEEEILEIKKNFCRVIYSSRTADNTGHRGNSLFWPFQCLLGPIRRAPRDRAKSNSTDNWQSGNPKDLEENIPLKTYNQSVGPHTVDEELAVKDR